The following nucleotide sequence is from Capricornis sumatraensis isolate serow.1 chromosome 5, serow.2, whole genome shotgun sequence.
AATTCATAACTGtgatttctatttctgctttaaaacaGAGGTCTGTACATCCTTATCCTTGATAGAGGCTATTATTGACCCTCTacacttttgttgttcagtggccaagttgtgtctgattcttcgggactccatgaactgtagcacaccaggcttccctgtccctcaccatctcccagagtttgcccgttcatgtccattgaatcgatgatgccatccaaccatctcatcctttgttgccctcttctgccttcaatctttcccagcagcagggtcttttctcattgttgaccCTCTACACTAAGGTCATCTAAAATTATTAGTGACCATAATACTGTGTGGTGGTTTAGAATGAAtcagaagatggttggatgatggaGCTCAACTGCTTTTGGGGCTGAATAAACTTAAGCAGGACACTTAACCTCTCCTAGCCAAAATATTAACTTATCTTTTAGAGGGATAGAAGAACTTGCCTTACCCACAGAGTCGTGAGGTTCACGAAGAGCCAGAAAGCACTTtgaaacctgggaagcccccttaccatgctttttggtgtgcgggGTTTTGGGGGGAAGGGGGGGGGGCTCTCTCACCAACCGTAAGACGAAAGGAGTCTTTCCTGAGACCTGTGCCATTTCCCCTGGACCCAGGACTTCACACCCCTGCGGATTCTTTACACCTCTGAATCTGTCTGAGGTTTCCGGTTAGCTTTGCTCCCTACCCCTCGTTCCAGTTCCTAAATTGTGGAATTCTGCACTCCCCGGGCCTTCAGGACCACTCCGGGTGATTTGCTTCTGCGCTACCTCCCCTCAGCGGAACTGAAAATTGCAATACTGTGACATCATTGGCTTGAGAGGCTCCTGAGGGACAGAATCACAAGCCAATGGGAGGCCGTCTTTCCAGGAGCCCCCGTTGTAAGAGCCAGTCAGGGCAGGGTTTGGGCTTAACTCTTTAGAGGTCAGTTCACAGAGCGTGGGAAAGTTGTCCGTGGTGAATGTGCCACGTCTGCTAGGAAGGGGGGAGTCATGACTTGCCAGAGGCTGTTGTCTTTAAGTCTTCAACTACTTTCTTAACTCTATGAGGTCGGGGGCCCTTTCTGTGTTTTTGTAGCAACTTCTTTCCTGCCCTGGCAACATGAGGCTTTTCTTGTGGAATGCAGTCCTGACACTGTTAGTAACTTGTTTGAGTGGGGCTCTCATCCCAGAACCAGAAGTGAAGATTGAAGTTCTCCAGAAGCCGTTCATCTGCCATCGCAAGACCAAAGGAGGGGATTTGATGTTGGTCCACTATGAAGGCTACTTAGAAAAGGACGGCTCCTTATTTCACTCCACGTAAGTAATTATACCTTCCGGGTAAAATAGTAAAAGAACCCAACCCACATATGCCAGCTCTTGGGCAGGGATAGTGGCGTGTACCAactttatctctttaaaaaaactgaaaaaaactgaaatatctAATTTCTTTCTATGGGGAAAGGAAGTTGTTGAAAGCCAATCTTATATAACAAGGCCTTTGAAGATCTTATTGGAAATATGTGCTCAGGATAaagcagtaattttttaaattataaaaattagaacTAGAATTTCTGAAATACTGTAGAAATATCTAGGTGTATAATTAGGCAATAAGTAGAAAAGACTTAAAGGAATTCTCATTTCTCAAACTTTGATCCCGAGGGAAAATAACTTGGGTGTAGGTGAAATTTACTTTAACTTTTCATAGCAACTTCATGAGCAGAATATACTATCATTTATTTGCTTGTTATAGGATATGTTAACGTTAGTTCATTGACTTATTTAAATTCTGTTCTGATAGATGACACTTTGATCAAGGAACAGGACCAtgattcatttcattatttctttctgGAAATCAAAGACTTCATTGACGGGTGTGGGTATGGTTATGGAAGATTAATCCAATACCTACAGTGAAGGATTTTCAGGTGGTTACACTATCATTATTTCTgttatataaagaaagaaattgaaaaatggaAATCTTTTACAAGTATAGTGATTTCCAATTAGGCATTGAATCTCTGATTCCATTCCAAACGTATTTACTGAACATTTCTTTATGTCAGCCCTTTTGTTTGATAgtagagaaaatttaaatatctgACTTCTTTCCAgcctcatccattcattcatctatccatcaaTCAAATCCTTACTGAGCGACCACAAGTCAGGCCCTAGGGTACAAAGATAACTAAGAGTGGCTTCTTCTCTAGCAGGACACTGTCTACAGAGGGGAAGGAAGACAAATAACTCTGATGTAAAGGACAGAATGTTCGAAATGCTCACAAAGCATAATGGACTCTAGAATTAATCGTGCTCTAAAGGTGGGGAAAGAGAGCGACTTCCCAGAGATCATAATTGAGATGGGTCTTGAAAGATGGATGGAGGTTTTTTGGTGGAGAATGAGGAAGGAAGGGCATCCAGGTAGAGAGAATGATATGAACTAAAGCAGCAAAGTTTCATGGCCCTTCCTAGACCTTGTTTTCTGATAAACTGCCTTTACTGGGCATTCCGATCTGGCCTGCCATGACGTTCTAAAGTCAGTGGCACTCTTCTCTGAACTCTGTTAGCCCTTGAAAAAAGTTCCAAGATGGTGGCTTGCCACTGAATTCTCAATAGCCCTATCTTTTTTTATCAATGAGGCCAGTGCCACGTTGGATATTAAACAATATGATTTGCATTTGAAACtttcaattacatttttattttagtctGACCTATTTTAGATCCAGCCTTTCAAGTCTCAGAACAAAAAGCCTGTGTGGACTTCAGTGTAAACGACATTATTTAACACTTTGCTACTGAAGTTCTAGTTCCTGATCAGGGGAATATTGTCATGCAGCCTCCAAGTAAATGGCCAAAACCTGCTAACTCTGAGTATTATAATGAAAGTACCACCAGATGATCAGTTTATGAAGCACGTTCATCATTTCAAGAACCGTAACCTATGTGGTAAATGGCCTAAGTCCTTAGCATGACAGTAAACGTGCAAAACCTATGACAGTACTGAGTACTGGATTCTTTCTTCTTTCGTTCTTCTGTTTTAGCTTTCCTCTGTGTTCTACAGTTGCCATTTTGCTACTTTGATCATGGGTGAAATTCAGGAAAAGAAGTGAGGGCCTTTACCTACATTTAGTAACCATGGTTCTTGGGAAGCTTAGTAGAACGACTTCCGGTTCTCACCTACAAGGGAATAGGACAGTTCCCTTATTGCACTGAAGtgatgttagtctctcagtcatgtccaactctttggggtccctgccaggcttctccgtccatagaattctctaggcaagaatactggagtgggttgcctttgccttctccaggggatcttcctgacccaggggtcgaacctgggtctcccacattgcaggcagattctttaccatctgagccaccagagaagcccccttatTGCACTAAGAGTGAGTTAACTGGGTTAGACACTACTCAGCCCACAAGCTCCTCCAGTAGTCCATCAGGTTGGCTTTCTTAGGCTGGCCTCTCATGAGCCAGGATATCTTAATCATTCACTTCTTCTCCAGTCCTTGAGGGGCCACTCTTCCAGACTGCCTTGCATAGCCCCACAATAAACACCTAGGGAGAGAATTAGGCCAGGGACTGAGTGGGGATTCAGGGCTAAAGAGCAGCCTCTTGCACCTGTCAGAACCATCAGCAGGCTGTACATCAGGAAAGGTTGTAGAGAGGATTTAAGATGCTGTGCTCTCGACTCTCTATTGTCCATGGGAGTATTCTTAGCCTCTCATCCTCCTTCCCAAACTCAtccatattccattattttatccCTCTTCTGCACCCTAGTGGTCTCCCAGGGAAAGCATCACTGTGTGATTAGGACTTTGAACTTTGGAATTCAAAGTTTGTACTTTGAACTTTGGAGTTAAGTCAGATACTGGCACacttaacctcagtttcctccactgTACAATGGTATAATAATGGTACTTATCTCATATGATCACTGTTAGACTTAAAAGAAGCAAAGTATTTAGATAATACTTAGTATACAACaaggttttccaggtggcacagtggtaaaagaatttgcctgccagtgcaggagacacaggagacacaggttccatccttggattggaaagatcccctggagaaggacgtagcaacccactccagtattcttgcctagagagtcctgtggacagaggagctgatgggcaatagtccatgagatcgcaaaaagtcagacacaacttagcgactgagcatgagCAGGAGCAATGATAAGGTTACTAAAGAGTccaaatgtgttttctttctgttgtagTCACAAACATAACAATGGTCAGCCTATTTGGTTCACCCTGGGCATCCTGGAGGCTCTCAAAGGTTGGGACCAGGGCTTGAAGGGAATGTGtgtaggagagaagagaaagctcaCCATTCCTCCTGCCTTGGGctatggaaaagaaggaaaaggtaatAACAATTCTACATTTGTACTACAGCATTATAATTCTTCCCTGGATTAGGCATAGAAGGTAGTATCTACTGTGTATTTTTTTCAAGAAGTAAATACAGGACTTGTATATCTTAGGAAAATATAATTATGTCTTGATTATCATTTGAAGTGGCCAATTAATCATAATATATAAATGGTCAACTGAACTATCAATGAAAAAATGTTCTGTAATCTCAACTTTGTTTACTATTGCTCACCAACATGGTGGGTTTTTTAAATGGTAGTATTATATACATAACATACGGTTTACCATTTTGAAGTATATAGTTTAATGgaattaagtacattcacattgttgtgccaGTGTCACCGTTGTCTCTCGGACTTTTTAATCCTCCCCAATTGAAACTTACTGATTTGTTTTAATAATGCAAAAAGAAAGACCACTCAGTATAAGTGTTTTGATGAGTTGAACATTTGAAATATAGATTATTAAGGCATTAAATGCAATTTTAGATGTGAGCTGTGTATGAGTCACAACTGACATCTCCCATGAGTCACAGAGCTTTTATTGGAggttcttttcatgtttgtttcaaAATTGtttgataatttatttaaataaataatggaatGACATGAAATGAgtttaataaagcagaagcaactgGGCTAGTTGGTCCAGGGAGCCTTGGTGCTAGTATTCTGGGGCAGCCAATAAAACCTGTTGTTTAGATGGGAGACCATGCAGTTTTCCAAAGGGCTACTTATAAGAAGCCTAaagatgtgtatatgtatgcatccTATAACTCCTT
It contains:
- the FKBP14 gene encoding peptidyl-prolyl cis-trans isomerase FKBP14 — translated: MRLFLWNAVLTLLVTCLSGALIPEPEVKIEVLQKPFICHRKTKGGDLMLVHYEGYLEKDGSLFHSTHKHNNGQPIWFTLGILEALKGWDQGLKGMCVGEKRKLTIPPALGYGKEGKGKIPPESTLIFNIDLLEIRNGPRSHESFQEMDLNDDWKLSKNEVKVYLKKEFEKHGAVVNESHHDVLVEDIFDKEDEDKDGFISAREFTYKHDEL